A single region of the Idiomarinaceae bacterium HL-53 genome encodes:
- a CDS encoding dTMP kinase has product MKPAFIVIEGLEGAGKTTAMEIVARWLTARRVDFTQVREPGGTPLAESLRTLVKQDWEESVTPVAELLIMYAARAQLVANVIQPALASGRWVLGDRHDLSSRAYQGGGRELGAALLDNISHLTLGDFKPDLTLYLDIPPEIGLSRARARGELDRIEQEQLSFFERTRTAYLKLASDDNTIHTIDASQCPEQVEEAILSVLEAQWPV; this is encoded by the coding sequence ATGAAACCTGCATTTATCGTCATTGAAGGGCTAGAAGGGGCGGGAAAAACAACGGCAATGGAAATCGTTGCGCGTTGGCTTACTGCTCGCCGGGTAGATTTTACTCAAGTTCGCGAGCCCGGGGGAACGCCACTTGCGGAGTCACTCAGAACTTTGGTAAAGCAAGATTGGGAAGAATCGGTTACGCCCGTTGCAGAGTTGTTGATTATGTACGCAGCGCGAGCGCAATTAGTCGCCAATGTGATTCAGCCGGCGCTTGCTTCTGGGCGCTGGGTTCTTGGAGATCGTCACGATCTATCTTCGCGTGCGTATCAAGGCGGGGGTAGGGAGTTAGGTGCCGCACTACTCGATAATATCTCCCACTTAACTCTAGGTGACTTCAAACCAGATCTCACTCTCTATTTGGATATTCCACCAGAGATAGGACTTTCCAGAGCGCGAGCCCGTGGAGAGCTCGACCGCATTGAGCAGGAGCAACTGAGCTTCTTTGAACGAACTCGAACGGCTTACCTTAAGCTAGCAAGCGATGATAATACGATTCATACAATTGACGCATCTCAATGCCCGGAGCAGGTTGAGGAAGCAATTCTGAGCGTATTGGAGGCGCAATGGCCAGTGTAA
- a CDS encoding DNA polymerase-3 subunit delta': protein MASVTTPWLRPLWQQWALAKQNQGLPHAMGIPWQPDAGTELLLDALIAWLLCNSQGNKACGVCKSCLLQQAGNHPDFLRVVPEENKKIGVDEIRSMNARVWSHANQAGAKVVLVQSAERMTEAAANALLKTLEEPPQNTYFIIAPERFARVLPTIRSRVQIYTLPTPSEEEIKQWLQEHLGWIPEDPYLISRAQFAPLKVLNTLESKEPQASLVDLILAHEPLPYPEKGVDAERWLDDLLNDLQRRLATTYLENNLQFANKLIAWYDHALQIKRQFQLGGLNLPTQLEKLFAEMRRG from the coding sequence ATGGCCAGTGTAACAACGCCATGGTTGCGCCCTTTGTGGCAGCAATGGGCGCTCGCCAAACAAAATCAGGGGCTACCTCATGCGATGGGAATTCCGTGGCAACCTGACGCAGGCACTGAGTTACTGTTAGATGCTCTCATTGCCTGGTTATTATGTAATTCCCAAGGAAATAAAGCTTGTGGTGTATGTAAAAGTTGTCTGTTGCAACAGGCCGGGAATCATCCTGACTTTTTACGTGTCGTGCCGGAAGAAAATAAGAAGATAGGTGTTGATGAAATCAGGAGTATGAATGCTCGGGTTTGGAGTCATGCGAACCAAGCGGGAGCAAAGGTAGTACTTGTTCAGTCGGCCGAGCGAATGACTGAAGCAGCCGCCAATGCTCTTCTCAAAACACTTGAAGAGCCACCTCAAAATACTTATTTCATTATTGCACCTGAACGTTTTGCTCGAGTGCTACCCACAATTCGGAGCCGCGTGCAAATATACACGCTTCCTACCCCGAGCGAAGAAGAAATAAAACAATGGCTGCAGGAACATCTCGGCTGGATTCCCGAGGACCCTTACTTGATAAGCCGAGCGCAGTTTGCGCCGCTTAAAGTGCTTAACACACTAGAGTCTAAAGAGCCCCAAGCCTCTTTGGTTGACCTAATTCTGGCACACGAGCCACTACCGTACCCAGAAAAAGGCGTCGATGCAGAGCGTTGGTTAGATGATTTACTAAACGACCTTCAAAGACGTCTTGCGACCACTTATCTAGAGAATAATTTGCAGTTCGCGAATAAATTAATCGCTTGGTATGATCATGCACTTCAGATTAAACGTCAATTTCAGTTGGGCGGGTTAAACTTACCGACTCAATTGGAAAAACTTTTTGCAGAGATGAGACGCGGATAA
- a CDS encoding TatD DNase family protein has product MKFVDSHCHLDKIKQETTTVLARAAQNGIEHVLCIGVTLEDYPVMREKVGPLEGVSFSCGVHPLYMKEGRLEPSRLREYAQDSRVVAIGETGLDYYYDKEYHAKQQESFTQHIELACELKKPLVIHTRDARADTISMLREGHAERCSGVLHCFTESLEMAKQALELGFYISISGIATFRNAEELRDVIRALPLDRLLIETDSPWLAPVPHRGQENEPAYVSEVANCVAKVKGVSLETVAQKTCENFYQLFTGASQNGVLIGSR; this is encoded by the coding sequence ATGAAGTTTGTAGATTCACATTGTCATCTCGATAAGATTAAACAAGAAACAACGACGGTATTGGCTCGAGCAGCTCAAAACGGGATTGAACACGTGCTGTGTATCGGGGTAACACTCGAAGACTATCCAGTGATGCGGGAAAAAGTGGGTCCGTTAGAAGGGGTAAGCTTTTCCTGTGGTGTGCACCCACTTTATATGAAAGAGGGAAGGTTGGAGCCGAGTCGCTTACGGGAATATGCGCAAGATTCGCGTGTGGTGGCAATCGGTGAAACCGGCTTAGATTACTATTACGACAAAGAATATCATGCGAAACAGCAAGAAAGCTTTACTCAGCATATTGAGTTAGCCTGCGAATTGAAAAAGCCCCTCGTAATTCATACGAGAGACGCGCGTGCCGATACGATTAGTATGCTACGAGAGGGGCATGCGGAACGTTGCAGTGGCGTTTTACATTGCTTTACTGAATCGTTAGAGATGGCCAAACAAGCACTTGAACTAGGCTTTTACATTTCTATCTCAGGTATTGCTACGTTTAGAAACGCGGAGGAGTTGCGTGACGTTATTCGAGCATTACCGCTCGATAGACTCTTGATTGAAACGGACTCACCTTGGCTTGCGCCTGTGCCTCATCGTGGGCAAGAAAACGAGCCAGCTTATGTTTCTGAAGTGGCTAATTGTGTCGCAAAAGTGAAAGGCGTCTCGTTAGAGACCGTTGCCCAAAAAACGTGTGAGAATTTCTACCAATTATTTACCGGCGCGAGTCAAAATGGCGTGCTCATCGGGAGCAGATAA
- a CDS encoding PAS domain S-box-containing protein/diguanylate cyclase (GGDEF) domain-containing protein: MLRFPKRLSFQLTISLVTALLLVMTSIAWVSARYQEDKVLSQVKAEMLSTTKNVGLALSLLIDSRRQTIEQLALQLSEQQNSEITNRFSELADYTRRASSFENIYLFDIEGRLVANSTADELSAQASAAAAQIEEMAQSHFFSEVKMQKSSWISEPYVTPESDDLVIAFAAPLLFENEVHFVVTGTLAVNKNVLFQRIADYKIFDSGYLSIASPQLNVIYHPLYPNQLRRLPANQIQLVRETLSATNESVLVKEYERGEWLQTFYRLPNIFWIVSLSVPAEESLAGIDSYIDAQFRTGLIATLIAILLMTFIVRVRLRVFKRLAKQVQAVRSGRAVQLDKTGLEEIDLLIKRFNHLIHENELSHREATQRQAYLDLVLSTSSVGHFMANSKGFIEYVNDTLVIITGYTREQLLQGAIADNIIDSDEKAIKSRWLDALEQQRESQIEFKFKHGHDQEVWLKVHSKPVFDHGICLGHVGTVSDVTEENSRIEDLRSKAYRDELTRLMNRRGIEQVMHNAWHEAHLFNRDLVFLALDLDNFKAVNDELGHEAGDMLLEQVARALESAVRDTDWVGRLGGDEFIIVLPGCPKERAARIAAAVVESVALIKVHENQPPVTVSIGLAIIRRDDQSELDMLRRADKAAYQAKYLGRNRWVFAADMGI; encoded by the coding sequence ATGCTTCGATTTCCAAAGCGTTTGAGTTTCCAACTAACCATTTCGCTAGTCACTGCGTTGTTGTTGGTGATGACCTCGATTGCTTGGGTTTCAGCGCGTTACCAAGAAGATAAAGTGCTTTCTCAAGTCAAAGCTGAAATGCTCAGTACGACCAAGAATGTAGGACTAGCGCTGAGCTTGCTCATTGACTCCCGCCGACAAACCATAGAACAACTTGCCCTGCAATTGAGCGAACAACAGAATTCTGAGATAACCAATCGATTCTCTGAGCTTGCAGACTATACGAGACGCGCGAGCTCTTTCGAGAATATTTACCTATTTGATATTGAGGGACGATTGGTTGCGAATTCGACCGCTGATGAATTATCTGCCCAAGCATCGGCGGCTGCAGCTCAGATTGAAGAAATGGCGCAGTCTCATTTCTTTTCTGAGGTAAAAATGCAAAAGAGTAGCTGGATTTCAGAGCCTTATGTAACGCCTGAGTCTGATGATCTCGTGATTGCATTCGCAGCGCCCTTGTTATTTGAGAACGAAGTGCACTTTGTGGTTACCGGGACGCTCGCTGTGAATAAAAATGTTCTTTTCCAGCGTATCGCAGATTACAAAATTTTTGACAGTGGCTATCTTTCGATTGCGTCGCCTCAATTAAATGTTATTTATCATCCACTTTATCCAAATCAACTCAGGCGTTTGCCAGCTAACCAAATCCAATTGGTTCGGGAGACGCTCTCTGCAACCAACGAGAGTGTTTTAGTTAAAGAATATGAGAGGGGGGAGTGGCTACAAACGTTTTATCGTTTACCCAACATCTTTTGGATTGTCAGTCTCTCTGTACCGGCAGAAGAGTCACTTGCAGGAATTGATAGCTATATTGATGCGCAATTTAGAACAGGGCTAATTGCTACCCTAATAGCAATCCTGTTAATGACCTTTATTGTACGTGTGCGATTGCGGGTTTTTAAGCGCTTAGCAAAACAGGTTCAAGCAGTCAGAAGTGGGCGTGCTGTTCAGTTAGATAAGACAGGTCTTGAGGAGATTGATCTTTTAATTAAGCGTTTCAACCACTTAATTCATGAAAATGAATTATCTCATCGTGAGGCTACACAGCGGCAAGCTTACCTCGATCTTGTACTGAGTACTTCGTCTGTTGGGCATTTTATGGCGAATTCGAAAGGTTTCATCGAATACGTCAACGATACGTTGGTGATTATAACCGGATACACACGTGAGCAACTTCTGCAGGGTGCGATTGCTGATAATATAATTGATTCCGATGAAAAGGCGATTAAATCAAGATGGTTGGACGCACTTGAGCAGCAACGCGAGAGCCAAATTGAGTTTAAATTTAAACACGGTCACGATCAGGAGGTTTGGTTAAAAGTTCATAGCAAACCCGTATTTGATCATGGTATTTGTCTTGGCCACGTTGGCACAGTGAGCGATGTAACAGAAGAAAATAGCCGTATTGAAGATTTACGTTCAAAAGCGTATCGAGACGAACTCACCCGACTTATGAATCGTCGCGGAATTGAACAAGTCATGCATAATGCCTGGCATGAAGCGCACTTGTTTAATCGTGATTTGGTTTTCCTTGCGCTTGACTTAGATAATTTCAAGGCCGTTAACGACGAATTGGGACACGAAGCAGGAGATATGCTGCTCGAACAAGTTGCAAGAGCTCTGGAATCTGCCGTTCGAGATACCGACTGGGTAGGGCGTCTAGGTGGCGATGAATTCATTATCGTTTTACCGGGTTGCCCAAAGGAAAGAGCGGCTCGAATCGCGGCAGCGGTGGTCGAATCGGTTGCTTTGATAAAAGTGCACGAGAACCAGCCACCAGTGACGGTGAGTATTGGTCTCGCGATAATTCGAAGAGATGATCAATCTGAATTAGACATGCTTCGTAGAGCCGACAAAGCTGCCTATCAGGCAAAATACCTGGGGCGAAATCGCTGGGTATTTGCTGCAGATATGGGAATTTAG
- a CDS encoding L-asparaginase, whose amino-acid sequence MTQRKRIYIAYTGGTIGMMRSEHGYVPAPGFLEKSLRGMPEFYRPEMPEFDLCEYNPLMDSSDMSPRDWQRIATDIAKNYDDYDGFVILHGTDTMAYTASALSFMFENLSKPVIVTGSQIPLAALRSDGQTNLLNALYVAAHFPIAEVGLFFNHHLYRGNRATKADADGFDAFASPNFEPLLRAGIEIELIAGKIANIGLAPLKIQEVTAQEIGVVTLYPGMSARIIDSLVTQPVKALIIKSFGVGNAPHQGPLIEAIGNAVQQGIPVLNITQCFKGTVNMRGYATGNALADLGVISGEDMTVEAALTKLHYLLSKNLSGEALANALTESLRGELTC is encoded by the coding sequence ATGACACAAAGAAAAAGAATTTATATTGCCTACACTGGCGGAACCATTGGCATGATGCGGTCTGAGCACGGCTATGTGCCCGCCCCTGGGTTTCTAGAGAAATCATTACGTGGCATGCCTGAGTTTTACCGGCCCGAAATGCCAGAATTTGACTTGTGCGAATACAATCCTTTAATGGACTCCTCCGATATGAGTCCTCGAGACTGGCAACGGATTGCAACAGATATTGCTAAAAATTATGATGACTACGATGGTTTCGTGATTCTTCATGGCACCGATACAATGGCCTACACAGCTTCAGCACTCTCGTTTATGTTTGAAAACCTCTCAAAACCAGTCATTGTGACCGGTTCGCAAATTCCACTTGCGGCATTGCGCTCAGACGGTCAAACAAATCTTTTGAATGCACTTTATGTGGCAGCCCACTTTCCTATTGCCGAAGTCGGTTTATTCTTCAACCATCACCTTTACCGCGGAAACCGAGCAACCAAAGCAGATGCAGATGGCTTCGATGCGTTTGCCTCGCCAAACTTCGAGCCCTTACTTCGAGCTGGGATTGAAATTGAACTTATCGCCGGCAAAATAGCCAATATCGGTCTTGCTCCACTTAAAATTCAAGAAGTCACAGCGCAAGAGATAGGTGTGGTCACACTTTATCCAGGTATGAGTGCAAGAATTATCGACAGTCTTGTCACTCAGCCAGTGAAAGCTCTGATCATAAAAAGTTTTGGCGTTGGGAATGCACCACACCAAGGCCCCCTTATTGAAGCCATAGGAAATGCAGTTCAACAAGGAATCCCGGTACTCAATATCACGCAATGTTTTAAAGGCACAGTGAATATGCGGGGATATGCGACAGGCAACGCATTAGCAGATTTGGGAGTCATTTCAGGCGAGGATATGACAGTAGAAGCAGCCCTCACAAAACTGCACTACTTACTGAGCAAGAATTTAAGCGGTGAAGCGCTCGCAAATGCACTGACCGAGAGCTTGCGAGGTGAGTTAACCTGCTAA
- a CDS encoding protease-4 yields the protein MLRFKQVFLRILKYLNAIRIGFLNVIFVLIVLLFAGIWFFQPDDLSIERDSVLVLNPQGYLVEQQTVVPLIEQLRGDPFGSSDAAEVSVYSVLAAIDHAIYDDRILGIVLDLRYFWGGGLSKLQQVGAKLAKYREETGRPVYAFGDYYSQSQYYLAAHASHVILDEAGSVDIRGFYAYQTYISDLLEKFKIDAHIFRAGEFKSASEPYQRSEMSSEARVATESWLNALWQSYLADIRAHRIIDPRALSGVWVDHLMLREENAYSDSSYALQSGLADELMSRIEFNERLESDLSETDNPLARIHFNDYLQVRERELGTSTHEHPIVEVITLSGAIYYGAGSQTSVGSDTIIQALEQALENDNVKAVLLRIDSPGGSAFASELIRKQVVRLREAGKPVVVSMSSVAASGGYWVALGAETIFAKETTLTGSIGVFGMVFTVPEALADIGVYSDGVATSELPIIDSFRSLPDSAKHILQLDVERTYEQFLNLVVTHRGLTYEEALAGANGRVWTGKQALELGLVDQIGDISAATQHAAELAGLENYVVRRAEPELSALQQWVQRFMNQTAIDSSPLAPQQALAPLSWQRIKTEIETLSVYNDPNYVYARCLSCMEY from the coding sequence ATGCTAAGGTTCAAACAAGTTTTTTTGCGAATATTAAAATATCTGAATGCGATTCGAATCGGATTTTTGAATGTAATCTTCGTTCTCATCGTTCTGCTCTTTGCTGGCATTTGGTTCTTTCAGCCCGACGATTTGTCTATTGAGCGAGATTCCGTTTTAGTTTTAAACCCGCAAGGTTACCTTGTAGAACAACAGACAGTTGTCCCTCTGATCGAGCAATTACGGGGCGATCCGTTTGGTTCATCGGATGCAGCTGAAGTCAGTGTGTATAGCGTTCTAGCAGCCATCGATCATGCAATTTACGATGATCGAATTTTAGGGATCGTACTCGACCTGCGCTATTTCTGGGGTGGGGGTCTCAGTAAACTGCAACAAGTGGGTGCAAAGCTAGCAAAATATCGCGAGGAAACCGGTCGCCCAGTCTATGCATTCGGCGATTATTACAGTCAGAGCCAGTACTATTTGGCGGCTCATGCATCTCACGTTATTCTTGATGAAGCCGGCTCTGTCGATATTCGAGGCTTTTACGCCTACCAAACCTACATTTCCGACTTATTAGAAAAATTCAAAATAGACGCGCACATTTTTCGCGCGGGTGAATTCAAATCGGCAAGCGAGCCCTACCAACGCTCAGAGATGTCTTCCGAAGCAAGAGTTGCAACCGAGAGTTGGTTGAACGCCCTATGGCAAAGCTACCTTGCAGACATTCGCGCCCATCGTATCATCGATCCACGCGCGCTCAGTGGAGTGTGGGTTGATCATCTTATGCTCCGTGAAGAAAACGCATATAGCGACAGTAGTTATGCTTTACAAAGTGGTTTAGCGGATGAACTCATGTCACGCATCGAGTTTAATGAGCGCTTAGAGTCTGATCTATCCGAAACAGATAATCCGCTCGCACGTATACATTTCAATGACTATTTGCAGGTTCGGGAACGTGAGTTAGGTACGTCGACTCACGAACACCCAATTGTTGAAGTCATTACGCTATCCGGAGCTATTTATTACGGCGCAGGAAGTCAAACCTCGGTCGGGAGCGACACGATCATACAGGCGTTAGAGCAAGCGCTCGAAAATGATAATGTGAAAGCAGTTTTACTTCGTATCGATAGCCCTGGTGGGAGTGCATTTGCATCTGAACTCATTCGTAAACAAGTCGTGCGCTTACGGGAGGCAGGTAAACCTGTAGTGGTCTCGATGAGCTCGGTAGCTGCATCCGGTGGCTACTGGGTAGCACTCGGTGCGGAGACGATTTTTGCTAAGGAAACAACGCTCACCGGTTCTATTGGTGTTTTTGGAATGGTGTTCACAGTGCCCGAAGCACTTGCAGACATTGGTGTTTATTCTGACGGAGTTGCTACCTCTGAACTCCCAATCATTGACAGTTTTCGGAGCCTCCCCGACAGCGCAAAACATATCCTCCAACTTGATGTAGAAAGAACGTATGAGCAATTTCTTAACCTCGTAGTCACCCATCGTGGATTAACGTACGAGGAGGCCCTTGCCGGTGCAAATGGTCGGGTCTGGACCGGAAAGCAGGCACTTGAACTTGGATTGGTTGATCAAATCGGTGATATTAGTGCTGCTACTCAACATGCAGCTGAGCTCGCGGGTCTTGAAAATTATGTAGTTCGAAGAGCTGAGCCGGAGCTCTCCGCATTACAACAGTGGGTGCAGCGCTTTATGAATCAAACAGCAATCGACTCCTCCCCCTTGGCGCCTCAACAAGCGCTAGCACCGCTCTCTTGGCAACGAATAAAAACAGAAATTGAAACGCTCTCGGTCTACAACGATCCCAATTATGTTTACGCGCGCTGCCTGAGTTGTATGGAGTACTAA
- a CDS encoding Nitroreductase, whose product MHARHLLLNRSSMPSLTAPGPTPADIAMFEAATLRVPDHMSLTPFRVLHFHGDNRHQLGSIFLAAAQAEAMGDVAEKRAAELPLRAPSVFVVVTDYKSEEKVPRQEQFASAACAAYAIVQTAFVQELGAIWRTGPYAESSTVKNALQIGDNDIVGFIYVGTPTTTTPIKPAKTISVFSEPSL is encoded by the coding sequence ATGCACGCACGACACCTGTTATTAAATCGTTCTTCTATGCCTAGTTTAACCGCTCCGGGTCCAACACCAGCGGATATCGCCATGTTTGAGGCGGCTACGTTGCGAGTGCCGGATCATATGAGTTTAACGCCATTTCGAGTCTTACATTTTCACGGCGATAATAGACATCAGTTAGGAAGTATATTTCTTGCGGCTGCTCAGGCAGAAGCGATGGGAGACGTGGCGGAAAAACGCGCAGCAGAGTTACCTTTGCGAGCGCCATCAGTATTTGTTGTGGTTACCGATTATAAATCGGAAGAGAAGGTACCTCGGCAAGAGCAATTTGCATCGGCGGCATGTGCCGCTTATGCCATTGTTCAGACCGCATTCGTACAAGAGTTAGGTGCTATATGGAGAACTGGGCCTTATGCGGAGTCTTCAACGGTTAAGAATGCGTTACAGATAGGTGATAATGATATTGTTGGCTTTATTTACGTGGGAACGCCAACCACTACGACACCTATTAAACCAGCAAAGACCATTTCAGTGTTTTCAGAGCCAAGCTTATAG